The Deltaproteobacteria bacterium genome segment GACGCCTGTCGCGGTTCCTCGACGGTTGGGCTGGCCGCAGGTGCGGCACAGGGCAAATAGACAGTGAACACCGTGCCCGAACCTGACACACTGTCCACGTGGATGGACCCGCCGTTGCAACTGGTGATGGCATGGACCACGGCCAGTCCCATGCCGGTGCCGCCGCTGTTCTTTTTGCTGGTGTAGAAGGGCTCGAAGATGCGCTCCATAGCCTCGGACTCAATGCCGCATCCCGTGTCGGCTACCTTCAGCACCACATGGCTGCCCAGCCTAAGCCCTAGGTGCGGAGCGTCCTTTTGCGACGAAAGATGCAGATTGGTGATGGAAACGGACAAGGTACCACCATCGGGCATGGCCTGCACCGCGTTGCGGCAGAGATTGAGCAGCAGTTGCTGGATCTGCGAGGGGTTTGCCATGACGCAATCCTGGTCCGCCGAGGAGTTCACGGTCAGCTTAATATGCCCGGGCAGCGAGGCCTGGAGCAGGGCCAGATTCTCCCGGGCCAGCGGGGTCAGGTGAAGCGGCGAGCGCGATACGTCCTGCTGGCGGCTGTACTCCAGCACCTGTTCCACCAGTTCGGCGGCCTTGTAGGCGGCACGCAGCGCTTCGGCCAACGGCGAGACCATGGCCGTGTCCGTTGATTTGCCCAACACATGGTCGATATTGAAGATTATCGGCACAAGGTTGTTATTGAGGTCGTGGGCGATGCCGCCTGCCAGTACGCCTATGGCTCGCATCTTCTGGGCCTGGAAAAGCTCTCTCTCCACTCGCTTCAACTCGGTTATGTCCACGCCCAATTCCATAACTAGGGGTTCGCCGCTCTCGTCCTCAAAGGGATAGTCGTAGATGTGGAAGGTCCGGCCATCGTTGTCCGTGAACTGCCAGTCAACCGGTTTGCCGGTCGCAAAGACCGTGAAAGTCGGGCATTGCGGACAGGGGGTGCTGCGTCCTCCGAACACCTCGTAGCATCGCTTTCCCTCGGTATGGCCGTAAAATGTGATGGTCTTCTTGTTGGCATATGCAACGGTGTAGTCGAGCCGCTGCATGTACACGAAGACAGGTAAGTCGTCGATTACGTCGAAGAAGAGTTTGCGCCCGCGCGCACGCAACAGATCCGATTTTCGGCGCGCCATGCGCTCAGCGCGCAGGGCGTCCTCAAGCCACGCCACATCCTGCCCGGACCCCAGATCGACGATGACCATCTCTTGCTGGCCGAGAGGGATCAATCGGCAGCTCAGGCCGCGCACACCGTCCGCTGTCGTGTCATTCCAATGGAACCGGCACTCCTCCCCGCTTTGGCGGACCTCTTTGAGTTCGGCGTCGAGCGCGGTCATGAGCGATACCGGAAGCCCGAGTCGTTCCGGAACCGATCCTGTCGGCGTTGCAACAGGGCTTCTACTCAATTGAGCTATCAGCCTGCCAAAGGCTTGGTTGGCTTGGACCACGACGTTGTCGCGGTCCAGCGTGGCGAGGGCGCACGGACTGTGTTCGGCGTAACGCTGGAAAAATGAGGTCATGAACACACCTCGATACCTCGAAAAAAATAACATTTTTATACATACATAAAAGAATCATATTTTGCCTTTATCTCAGCAATTGTTCAACTCCAGCGATTTATGGCATAATATATTGTTATAACTAATATTATTTTTAAAACTGAGCGGTTGAGACGATTCTCATGTTTAAAAAAATAATTATTAAAAATGATAATTTGCTCATTGATTTCCTTGGTATGTCCGCGACGGTCTTTCGATAATTATTTTCAACATACTAATTTATAAAGAATACGTATCATTCATGGCGAAATGGCATGCCAATTGTAAATGTCAATAAAATTTCATTTATGAAAACAAAAGAAAAAATAACCATTGAAATTGGTATCAGAATTGCCAAAAAGAGGAAGTCACGCCAATGAGTCTGCCCAAAACACCATCCATTGACAGCATCGAGAAGCAAATCAGGGATCATGACATTCATTTTGTCCGTTTCGAGCAGTCCGACCTGCACGGCGTTTCCCGGAGCAAGACCGTGCCGGTGGGCTTCTTTATGGACTATCTGAAGAACGGGCTCAATTTTTACGGCGGCCTACTGGGGCTGGACATCCAGTCCATGGTGCCCACGGGCACGGGCTATGCCGAGGAAGTGTCCTTTGAGGACCATTGTACCGTGCCGGACCTGTCCACCTTCACCGTGCTGCCGTGGGTGCCCAACACGGCCAACATCACTGTGGACCCCTATTGGTACGATGGTCGGCCTGCCATGGCTTCGCCTCGTCTGCTGCTCAAAAGGATTCTCAGCGAATTCGACGCCATGGGCTATATCTGTCGTCTTGGATACGAGTTCGAGTTCTATGTGCTCGACCGCGAGACCCGCAAGCCCGTGTACGGGGGCCAGCCCATCTTCGTGACCCTCAAGAACAACTTCGACATCGACTACACCTACGACCTGATGCGCAAGATGGACCAGGCCGGGGTGCGCATCATCACCCAGAACTCCGAACACGGTCCGGGGCAGCAGGAAATCAACCTGCACTACCAGGACGGTCTGGCCGCAGCGGACACCGCCTTTCTCTACAAGATGGGAGCCAAGGAAATATCCCTCCAGCACGGGTACATCGCCACCTGGCTGACCAAGCCGTTCATCGATTCCAGCGCGTCCGGCTCTCACTTCCATGTCAGTCTCATCGACAAGAAGACCGGAAAGAACGCCTTCAACGACCCGGAAGGCGAATTCGGCCTTTCCCCGCTGGCGCGTAACTTCCTGGCGGGCATGCTCAAGCACGCCCGGGCCAATTCCGTGTTCACCGCGCCGACCATCAATTGCTACAAGCGCTATCGCGTCAACTCCTTTGCCCCGCACAGCGCCACCTGGGGCATGGAGAACCGGACCGTGGGCATCCGCCTCAAGGGGTGTCGCGGTGAAAGCACCCATTTCGAAAACCGCCTGGCCTGCGGCGGAACCAACCCCTACCTGCTGGCCTTGAGCACCCTGGCCGCCGGGCTTGAGGGCATCCGCTCGGCCCCCGATTTGCCCTCCCCGGTGCTGGGCATCGCCTACGAGCGCGAGGATCTGCCGAGGCTCCCCTTCACCCTGG includes the following:
- a CDS encoding PAS domain-containing hybrid sensor histidine kinase/response regulator: MLFFSRYRGVFMTSFFQRYAEHSPCALATLDRDNVVVQANQAFGRLIAQLSRSPVATPTGSVPERLGLPVSLMTALDAELKEVRQSGEECRFHWNDTTADGVRGLSCRLIPLGQQEMVIVDLGSGQDVAWLEDALRAERMARRKSDLLRARGRKLFFDVIDDLPVFVYMQRLDYTVAYANKKTITFYGHTEGKRCYEVFGGRSTPCPQCPTFTVFATGKPVDWQFTDNDGRTFHIYDYPFEDESGEPLVMELGVDITELKRVERELFQAQKMRAIGVLAGGIAHDLNNNLVPIIFNIDHVLGKSTDTAMVSPLAEALRAAYKAAELVEQVLEYSRQQDVSRSPLHLTPLARENLALLQASLPGHIKLTVNSSADQDCVMANPSQIQQLLLNLCRNAVQAMPDGGTLSVSITNLHLSSQKDAPHLGLRLGSHVVLKVADTGCGIESEAMERIFEPFYTSKKNSGGTGMGLAVVHAITSCNGGSIHVDSVSGSGTVFTVYLPCAAPAASPTVEEPRQASRTTGRILLVDDDHGALQAMQRVLRDAGYEVFTADSGQEGLKEYFHARGQYDLVLTDQSMPDMTGLELATRILDHDSRARIVICTGHVEPKLEAQASGAGVAGFVMKPMSPRVLVEKIRQFCA
- a CDS encoding glutamine synthetase, translating into MSLPKTPSIDSIEKQIRDHDIHFVRFEQSDLHGVSRSKTVPVGFFMDYLKNGLNFYGGLLGLDIQSMVPTGTGYAEEVSFEDHCTVPDLSTFTVLPWVPNTANITVDPYWYDGRPAMASPRLLLKRILSEFDAMGYICRLGYEFEFYVLDRETRKPVYGGQPIFVTLKNNFDIDYTYDLMRKMDQAGVRIITQNSEHGPGQQEINLHYQDGLAAADTAFLYKMGAKEISLQHGYIATWLTKPFIDSSASGSHFHVSLIDKKTGKNAFNDPEGEFGLSPLARNFLAGMLKHARANSVFTAPTINCYKRYRVNSFAPHSATWGMENRTVGIRLKGCRGESTHFENRLACGGTNPYLLALSTLAAGLEGIRSAPDLPSPVLGIAYEREDLPRLPFTLDEAIEAFEQDTELHSVLDPEFIKLVLAVKKYEVETARGQFKDYGTPEFNNRVDPWEWDYFLELI